One genomic window of Scylla paramamosain isolate STU-SP2022 chromosome 20, ASM3559412v1, whole genome shotgun sequence includes the following:
- the LOC135110241 gene encoding tubulin polyglutamylase TTLL5-like isoform X2, with amino-acid sequence MEKLPSAKKGEHKVQFSDETDLKLRGQKVCGKPPEVPRAPPYSRSSSRLSGSSSISSSSSSTSSSSTSRFSSSGGSSSTLERSVGRGSDPSRLTSSLDRKRTGSVRSKTSDRVQKSDSSRSLSLDRRRAEGSRRESASPSSSSTERKRRECENRDIQNILNREKKPKTRLPATGHSRSQSGEQGRLLGRQKMAQPTLSHGKGDHSKTYIVEEKSTTKIEEKKLPFHMDWAERVKRATSRSPSRTQTTSEPLEREDKENEKVREKGKGDSRNQDRKERGRSLKRENRTNKHASNGKHKFEEHFTMDGDVMWVGSSRRNGYLIFNCATLEDPPKDSTAHKYTMTFKFSQSDSKLIRMLMEAHGFSEVESNSSFFNLYWGNAHFNPNEIRQLQDWQKVNHFPRSSELTRKDRLYMNIKRMQRQFGVKLFDFIPTSFILPTEYRDFCDTHLRERGTWIVKPVASSQGKGIYLINQVDQVPADETSLLCRYIESPLLVDGYKCDLRLYVGVTSLDPLVVYLYEEGLVRLATVKYQHGKNLWNPCIHLTNYSVNKFHSNYVQNEDPEVDDQGNKWSLSAFLRHLKSQGIDTGSLMRSIEDVIIKSLLAASYQMNTATNMFVPHPRNCFELYGFDILIDSQLKPWVLEVNLSPSLNIDQPLDLKIKSAMLADLFSLVGVQVMNPYTAKTSSRPSVFRKLPYLRYSMDAYEKHQFAKGTNIVPTAEEIRIVRQVREEYERRGGWARIYPTPDSWGLYGGLQEYESPLNLVLHYHLYPHVPRTNRFGRVAAGRVSGVSSSGLASSLERLTCYERALPKGLIFLKNKKNLGPNKKEDNNECRDLKKVKASLIRALENGLALSKYQARMAFSVYLQHIQRRLMIGCDEEKQTDLVYRFLRSASRTLHCPMNVQNPSKTLPSEARAVVISKQLGDFIQAYTRETHIYLDPAASASCSSLSSQCPTTTTTSSEPSTPYVTSPPYTSTLSINSPPAGSSVSLLSGSMSASTSFINHASAAVCGSSASINNSGASHLNTTSSSVIAPHHPVETPELCTPVKQSYSLASVSNLSSVSFSRCSSVSVRNGSPLNKSASVLSSLSSASTVNNISHVSLSSISSVSVSNPSPLNQSLSVSSFSSPLSLSNSSSFTSTNNSSSIPFSASSNSISSPPSVSVTGSSTSINLPPPSKTPSSVSIASFNSASDIGGEIATLPPRIRRLKSDGDNSLSVTDDGSKMSTSLDSAELEKHTTEQQPQQQQQQQQMSKDDHITMDLYRAFMSNAGESDLEEVLALQTRMHNSAGVFLESHRRSRFYPGSSHSVAGTATSHPSTTASSTCSSRPRTPTASPHGSPRRARRSPSTGTRRSSSGSNLSGSHTKVGEPVTNEPHSQNTEGPSSSQSQTTSDLPPSSSSSSTATTTAAMATTQASHPPSQPPATTTASSCCLFGNILK; translated from the exons ATGGAGAAGCTACCTTCTGCAAAGAAGGGGGAACACAAAGTCCAGTTTTCCGATGAAACTGACCTCAAACTTAGAGGACAGAAAGTATGTGGCAAGCCTCCCGAGGTGCCCCGGGCCCCTCCATACAGCCGAAGTAGCAGTAGACTTAGTGgcagtagcagcatcagcagcagtagtagcagcactagTAGTTCAAGCACCAGCAGATTCAGCAGTAGTGGAGGGAGCAGCTCAACTCTTGAGAGGTCAGTGGGCCGAGGATCAGACccttcaagactgacctcctcTCTGGACCGCAAACGAACTGGATCTGTCAGGAGTAAAACTTCTGACCGTGTTCAGAAGAGTGACTCAAGCAGGAGTCTCTCACTAGACAGAAGAAGAGCAGAAGGCTCCCGCCGGGAAAGTGCAAGCCCCAGCAGCTCTagcacagagagaaagaggcgaGAATGCGAGAACAGAGATATTCAGAACATTCTAAACAGGGAGAAGAAGCCAAAGACCAGACTTCCTGCTACTGGACACAGCAGGAGTCAGTCTGGAGAACAGGGAAGACTGCTGGGTCGCCAGAAAATGGCACAACCAACGCTCTCTCATGGCAAAGGTGATCACTCAAAGACTTATATTGTGGAGGAGAAGAGCACAACcaagatagaagagaagaagttaCCTTTCCACATGGACTGGGCTGAGAGGGTGAAGAGGGCCACATCACGAAGCCCAAGTAGAACCCAGACCACCAGTGAACCtttagagagagaagacaaggaaaacgaaaaagtgagggagaagggaaaaggggacTCGAGGAACCAAGAtcggaaggaaaggggaagatcactcaagagagaaaacaggaccAACAAACATGCCTCTAATGGGAAACACAAATT TGAGGAGCACTTCACTATGGATGGCGATGTGATGTGGGTgggcagcagcagaaggaatGGGTACCTCATCTTCAATTGTGCCACTTTGGAGGACCCACCCAAGGATTCCACGGCCCACAAATACACCATGACATTCAAGTTCTCGCAG TCGGACTCCAAGCTCATTCGGATGCTGATGGAAGCTCACGGCTTTAGTGAGGTGGAGAGCAACAGTTCCTTCTTCAACCTTTATTGGGGCAATGCTCACTTCAATCCCAATGAGATCCGTCAACTTCAGGACTGGCAGAAGGTCAATCATTTTCCAAG ATCATCGGAGCTCACCCGAAAGGACCGGCTGTACATGAATATCAAGCGAATGCAGCGGCAGTTTGGGGTGAAGCTGTTTGACTTCATCCCCACAAGCTTCATCCTGCCCACTGAGTATCGAGACTTCTGTGACACACACCTGCGGGAGCGCGGCACTTGGATTGTGAAGCCCGTGGCCTCCTCCCAGGGCAAGGGTATATACCTGATCAACCAG GTGGACCAGGTGCCTGCAGATGAGACCTCACTCTTGTGCCGATACATTGAGTCTCCATTGCTGGTGGATGGTTACAAGTGTGATCTGCGGCTCTATGTGGGTGTAACCTCCCTTGACCCATTGGTGGTGTATCTGTATGAGGAGGGGCTGGTGCGCCTTGCCACTGTTAAGTACCAGCATGGCAAGAACCTGTGGAATCCCTGCATCCATCTCACTAATTACTCCGTCAATAAGTTCCACTCTAATTATGTTCA AAATGAGGATCCAGAGGTGGATGACCAGGGAAACAAATGGTCTTTGAGTGCCTTTTTGCGGCACCTGAAGAGCCAAGGCATTGACACGGGCTCCCTGATGAGGTCCATTGAAGATGTCATCATCAAGTCCCTCCTTGCTGCCTCGTACCAGATGAACACCGCCACCAACATGTTTGTGCCTCATCCCCGCAACTGTTTTG AGTTGTATGGGTTTGACATCTTGATTGACAGCCAGCTGAAGCCATGGGTGCTGGAGGTcaacctttctccctccctcaataTTGATCAGCCTTTAGACTTGAAGATTAAGTCAGCAATGCTTGCTGACCTTTTCTCCCTCGTGGGTGTGCAGGTGATGAACCCCTACACTGCCAAGACATCGTCACGTCCATCGGTGTTCCGCAAGTTGCCATATTTG CGCTACTCCATGGATGCGTATGAGAAGCACCAGTTTGCCAAGGGCACCAATATTGTTCCCACTGCTGAGGAGATACGCATTGTGAGGCAGGTGCGGGAAGAGTACGAGAGGAGGGGTGGCTGGGCTCGCATCTACCCCACGCCAGACTCTTGGGGCCTGTATGGCGGCCTGCAGGAATATGAGAGTCCACTCAACTTAGTCCTGCATTATCACCTCTATCCACACGTGCCACGAACCAACAG ATTCGGCAGAGTGGCAGCTGGCCGTGTGTCTGGAGTGTCCAGCAGTGGTCTGGCTTCCTCCTTGGAGCGGCTCACCTGCTATGAACGTGCTTTACCCAAGGGTCTGATTTTCctcaagaacaagaaaaacttGG GCCCCAACAAGAAGGAGGATAACAATGAGTGTCGAGACTTGAAGAAGGTGAAGGCCAGTCTCATAAGGGCTCTGGAGAATGGCCTGGCTTTGAG CAAATATCAGGCACGCATGGCATTTTCTGTTTACTTGCAACACATCCAGAGGCGGCTGATGATTGGCTGTGATGAGGAAAAGCAGACTGATTTGGTGTACCGCTTCCTCCGCTCCGCCTCACGAACACTCCACTGCCCCATGAATGTTCAG AACCCAAGCAAGACGCTGCCTTCAGAAGCTCGAGCTGTGGTGATTTCTAAGCAGCTGGGAGATTTCATCCAAGCCTACACCAGGGAGACACACATTTACTTGGACCCAGCTGCCTcggcctcctgctcctccctgtcctcccagTGCccaactacaaccactacatCCTCTGAGCCCTCCACACCTTATGTTACCTCCCCGCCATACACCTCCACCCTGTCCATTAACTCCCCTCCTGCTGGGTCGTCAGTATCCCTGCTGTCGGGCTCCATGAGTGCTTCAACCTCCTTCATTAACCATGCCTCAGCAGCTGTGTGTGGTTCCTCAGCCTCTATCAATAATTCAGGTGCCTCCCACTTAAATACCACCTCTAGTTCAGTCATTGCACCACACCATCCAGTTGAGACCCCAGAATTGTGCACTCCAGTCAAACAGTCTTACTCCCTTGCCTCAGTCAGTAACTTGTCCTCAGTATCATTCAGCAGATGCTCCTCAGTGTCTGTGAGGAATGGGTCTCCCTTAAATAAATCAGCCTCTGTCTTAAGCTCCTTGTCCTCAGCCAGTACAGTCAATAATATATCTCATGTGTCGCTCAGCAGTATCTCCTCTGTGTCTGTCAGCAACCCTTCTCCCCTAAACcaatctctctctgtgtcttcctTCAGCAGTCCTCTTTCACTCTCAAACTCCAGTTCCTTTACTTCCACTAACaattcttcttccattcccttttcaGCCTCCTCCAATTCCATTAGCAGTCCACCATCTGTGTCAGTCACTGGCTCCTCTACATCAATTAACCTCCCACCACCTTCCAAAACCCCATCTTCTGTCTCAATAGCTTCCTTCAACTCTGCTTCGGACATTGGAGGAGAAATTGCTACGCTGCCTCCTCGAATTCGAAGATTGAAGTCTGATGGAGACAATTCCCTATCTGTTACTG ATGATGGCAGCAAGATGTCCACCAGTCTTGACTCTGCTGAGCTGGAGAAGCACACAACAGagcagcagccacagcagcagcagcagcagcaacagatgAGCAAGGACGACCATATCACCATGGACTTGTATCGTGCTTTCATGTCCAACGCTGG AGAATCTGACCTGGAGGAGGTGTTGGCACTGCAGACCCGCATGCACAACTCAGCTGGCGTGTTCCTAGAGTCCCACCGCCGCTCCCGCTTCTATCCAGGCAGCTCACACTCTGTGGCTGGGACGGCCACTTCTCATccctccaccactgcctcctccacctgcaGCTCCCGTCCCAGGACCCCCACTGCCTCACCCCATGGGTCGCCCCGCCGCGCCCGACGCTCCCCCTCCACTGGTACGCGTCGTTCTTCGTCAGGCAGCAATTTGTCGG GGAGTCACACAAAAGTGGGAGAACCTGTGACCAATGAACCTCACTCCCAGAATACTGAAGGACCATCCTCCTCCCAGTCCCAAACCACCTCagaccttcccccttcctcctcctcctcctccactgccaccaccactgcggcGATGGCCACCACCCAGGCATCACACCCCCCAAGCCAGCCGccggccaccaccactgcctcctcaTGCTGTCTCTTTGGTAACATCCTCAAG TGA
- the LOC135110241 gene encoding tubulin polyglutamylase TTLL5-like isoform X1, giving the protein MEKLPSAKKGEHKVQFSDETDLKLRGQKVCGKPPEVPRAPPYSRSSSRLSGSSSISSSSSSTSSSSTSRFSSSGGSSSTLERSVGRGSDPSRLTSSLDRKRTGSVRSKTSDRVQKSDSSRSLSLDRRRAEGSRRESASPSSSSTERKRRECENRDIQNILNREKKPKTRLPATGHSRSQSGEQGRLLGRQKMAQPTLSHGKGDHSKTYIVEEKSTTKIEEKKLPFHMDWAERVKRATSRSPSRTQTTSEPLEREDKENEKVREKGKGDSRNQDRKERGRSLKRENRTNKHASNGKHKFEEHFTMDGDVMWVGSSRRNGYLIFNCATLEDPPKDSTAHKYTMTFKFSQSDSKLIRMLMEAHGFSEVESNSSFFNLYWGNAHFNPNEIRQLQDWQKVNHFPRSSELTRKDRLYMNIKRMQRQFGVKLFDFIPTSFILPTEYRDFCDTHLRERGTWIVKPVASSQGKGIYLINQVDQVPADETSLLCRYIESPLLVDGYKCDLRLYVGVTSLDPLVVYLYEEGLVRLATVKYQHGKNLWNPCIHLTNYSVNKFHSNYVQNEDPEVDDQGNKWSLSAFLRHLKSQGIDTGSLMRSIEDVIIKSLLAASYQMNTATNMFVPHPRNCFELYGFDILIDSQLKPWVLEVNLSPSLNIDQPLDLKIKSAMLADLFSLVGVQVMNPYTAKTSSRPSVFRKLPYLRYSMDAYEKHQFAKGTNIVPTAEEIRIVRQVREEYERRGGWARIYPTPDSWGLYGGLQEYESPLNLVLHYHLYPHVPRTNRFGRVAAGRVSGVSSSGLASSLERLTCYERALPKGLIFLKNKKNLGPNKKEDNNECRDLKKVKASLIRALENGLALSKYQARMAFSVYLQHIQRRLMIGCDEEKQTDLVYRFLRSASRTLHCPMNVQNPSKTLPSEARAVVISKQLGDFIQAYTRETHIYLDPAASASCSSLSSQCPTTTTTSSEPSTPYVTSPPYTSTLSINSPPAGSSVSLLSGSMSASTSFINHASAAVCGSSASINNSGASHLNTTSSSVIAPHHPVETPELCTPVKQSYSLASVSNLSSVSFSRCSSVSVRNGSPLNKSASVLSSLSSASTVNNISHVSLSSISSVSVSNPSPLNQSLSVSSFSSPLSLSNSSSFTSTNNSSSIPFSASSNSISSPPSVSVTGSSTSINLPPPSKTPSSVSIASFNSASDIGGEIATLPPRIRRLKSDGDNSLSVTDDGSKMSTSLDSAELEKHTTEQQPQQQQQQQQMSKDDHITMDLYRAFMSNAGESDLEEVLALQTRMHNSAGVFLESHRRSRFYPGSSHSVAGTATSHPSTTASSTCSSRPRTPTASPHGSPRRARRSPSTGTRRSSSGSNLSGSHTKVGEPVTNEPHSQNTEGPSSSQSQTTSDLPPSSSSSSTATTTAAMATTQASHPPSQPPATTTASSCCLFGNILKASLKGTNTFIS; this is encoded by the exons ATGGAGAAGCTACCTTCTGCAAAGAAGGGGGAACACAAAGTCCAGTTTTCCGATGAAACTGACCTCAAACTTAGAGGACAGAAAGTATGTGGCAAGCCTCCCGAGGTGCCCCGGGCCCCTCCATACAGCCGAAGTAGCAGTAGACTTAGTGgcagtagcagcatcagcagcagtagtagcagcactagTAGTTCAAGCACCAGCAGATTCAGCAGTAGTGGAGGGAGCAGCTCAACTCTTGAGAGGTCAGTGGGCCGAGGATCAGACccttcaagactgacctcctcTCTGGACCGCAAACGAACTGGATCTGTCAGGAGTAAAACTTCTGACCGTGTTCAGAAGAGTGACTCAAGCAGGAGTCTCTCACTAGACAGAAGAAGAGCAGAAGGCTCCCGCCGGGAAAGTGCAAGCCCCAGCAGCTCTagcacagagagaaagaggcgaGAATGCGAGAACAGAGATATTCAGAACATTCTAAACAGGGAGAAGAAGCCAAAGACCAGACTTCCTGCTACTGGACACAGCAGGAGTCAGTCTGGAGAACAGGGAAGACTGCTGGGTCGCCAGAAAATGGCACAACCAACGCTCTCTCATGGCAAAGGTGATCACTCAAAGACTTATATTGTGGAGGAGAAGAGCACAACcaagatagaagagaagaagttaCCTTTCCACATGGACTGGGCTGAGAGGGTGAAGAGGGCCACATCACGAAGCCCAAGTAGAACCCAGACCACCAGTGAACCtttagagagagaagacaaggaaaacgaaaaagtgagggagaagggaaaaggggacTCGAGGAACCAAGAtcggaaggaaaggggaagatcactcaagagagaaaacaggaccAACAAACATGCCTCTAATGGGAAACACAAATT TGAGGAGCACTTCACTATGGATGGCGATGTGATGTGGGTgggcagcagcagaaggaatGGGTACCTCATCTTCAATTGTGCCACTTTGGAGGACCCACCCAAGGATTCCACGGCCCACAAATACACCATGACATTCAAGTTCTCGCAG TCGGACTCCAAGCTCATTCGGATGCTGATGGAAGCTCACGGCTTTAGTGAGGTGGAGAGCAACAGTTCCTTCTTCAACCTTTATTGGGGCAATGCTCACTTCAATCCCAATGAGATCCGTCAACTTCAGGACTGGCAGAAGGTCAATCATTTTCCAAG ATCATCGGAGCTCACCCGAAAGGACCGGCTGTACATGAATATCAAGCGAATGCAGCGGCAGTTTGGGGTGAAGCTGTTTGACTTCATCCCCACAAGCTTCATCCTGCCCACTGAGTATCGAGACTTCTGTGACACACACCTGCGGGAGCGCGGCACTTGGATTGTGAAGCCCGTGGCCTCCTCCCAGGGCAAGGGTATATACCTGATCAACCAG GTGGACCAGGTGCCTGCAGATGAGACCTCACTCTTGTGCCGATACATTGAGTCTCCATTGCTGGTGGATGGTTACAAGTGTGATCTGCGGCTCTATGTGGGTGTAACCTCCCTTGACCCATTGGTGGTGTATCTGTATGAGGAGGGGCTGGTGCGCCTTGCCACTGTTAAGTACCAGCATGGCAAGAACCTGTGGAATCCCTGCATCCATCTCACTAATTACTCCGTCAATAAGTTCCACTCTAATTATGTTCA AAATGAGGATCCAGAGGTGGATGACCAGGGAAACAAATGGTCTTTGAGTGCCTTTTTGCGGCACCTGAAGAGCCAAGGCATTGACACGGGCTCCCTGATGAGGTCCATTGAAGATGTCATCATCAAGTCCCTCCTTGCTGCCTCGTACCAGATGAACACCGCCACCAACATGTTTGTGCCTCATCCCCGCAACTGTTTTG AGTTGTATGGGTTTGACATCTTGATTGACAGCCAGCTGAAGCCATGGGTGCTGGAGGTcaacctttctccctccctcaataTTGATCAGCCTTTAGACTTGAAGATTAAGTCAGCAATGCTTGCTGACCTTTTCTCCCTCGTGGGTGTGCAGGTGATGAACCCCTACACTGCCAAGACATCGTCACGTCCATCGGTGTTCCGCAAGTTGCCATATTTG CGCTACTCCATGGATGCGTATGAGAAGCACCAGTTTGCCAAGGGCACCAATATTGTTCCCACTGCTGAGGAGATACGCATTGTGAGGCAGGTGCGGGAAGAGTACGAGAGGAGGGGTGGCTGGGCTCGCATCTACCCCACGCCAGACTCTTGGGGCCTGTATGGCGGCCTGCAGGAATATGAGAGTCCACTCAACTTAGTCCTGCATTATCACCTCTATCCACACGTGCCACGAACCAACAG ATTCGGCAGAGTGGCAGCTGGCCGTGTGTCTGGAGTGTCCAGCAGTGGTCTGGCTTCCTCCTTGGAGCGGCTCACCTGCTATGAACGTGCTTTACCCAAGGGTCTGATTTTCctcaagaacaagaaaaacttGG GCCCCAACAAGAAGGAGGATAACAATGAGTGTCGAGACTTGAAGAAGGTGAAGGCCAGTCTCATAAGGGCTCTGGAGAATGGCCTGGCTTTGAG CAAATATCAGGCACGCATGGCATTTTCTGTTTACTTGCAACACATCCAGAGGCGGCTGATGATTGGCTGTGATGAGGAAAAGCAGACTGATTTGGTGTACCGCTTCCTCCGCTCCGCCTCACGAACACTCCACTGCCCCATGAATGTTCAG AACCCAAGCAAGACGCTGCCTTCAGAAGCTCGAGCTGTGGTGATTTCTAAGCAGCTGGGAGATTTCATCCAAGCCTACACCAGGGAGACACACATTTACTTGGACCCAGCTGCCTcggcctcctgctcctccctgtcctcccagTGCccaactacaaccactacatCCTCTGAGCCCTCCACACCTTATGTTACCTCCCCGCCATACACCTCCACCCTGTCCATTAACTCCCCTCCTGCTGGGTCGTCAGTATCCCTGCTGTCGGGCTCCATGAGTGCTTCAACCTCCTTCATTAACCATGCCTCAGCAGCTGTGTGTGGTTCCTCAGCCTCTATCAATAATTCAGGTGCCTCCCACTTAAATACCACCTCTAGTTCAGTCATTGCACCACACCATCCAGTTGAGACCCCAGAATTGTGCACTCCAGTCAAACAGTCTTACTCCCTTGCCTCAGTCAGTAACTTGTCCTCAGTATCATTCAGCAGATGCTCCTCAGTGTCTGTGAGGAATGGGTCTCCCTTAAATAAATCAGCCTCTGTCTTAAGCTCCTTGTCCTCAGCCAGTACAGTCAATAATATATCTCATGTGTCGCTCAGCAGTATCTCCTCTGTGTCTGTCAGCAACCCTTCTCCCCTAAACcaatctctctctgtgtcttcctTCAGCAGTCCTCTTTCACTCTCAAACTCCAGTTCCTTTACTTCCACTAACaattcttcttccattcccttttcaGCCTCCTCCAATTCCATTAGCAGTCCACCATCTGTGTCAGTCACTGGCTCCTCTACATCAATTAACCTCCCACCACCTTCCAAAACCCCATCTTCTGTCTCAATAGCTTCCTTCAACTCTGCTTCGGACATTGGAGGAGAAATTGCTACGCTGCCTCCTCGAATTCGAAGATTGAAGTCTGATGGAGACAATTCCCTATCTGTTACTG ATGATGGCAGCAAGATGTCCACCAGTCTTGACTCTGCTGAGCTGGAGAAGCACACAACAGagcagcagccacagcagcagcagcagcagcaacagatgAGCAAGGACGACCATATCACCATGGACTTGTATCGTGCTTTCATGTCCAACGCTGG AGAATCTGACCTGGAGGAGGTGTTGGCACTGCAGACCCGCATGCACAACTCAGCTGGCGTGTTCCTAGAGTCCCACCGCCGCTCCCGCTTCTATCCAGGCAGCTCACACTCTGTGGCTGGGACGGCCACTTCTCATccctccaccactgcctcctccacctgcaGCTCCCGTCCCAGGACCCCCACTGCCTCACCCCATGGGTCGCCCCGCCGCGCCCGACGCTCCCCCTCCACTGGTACGCGTCGTTCTTCGTCAGGCAGCAATTTGTCGG GGAGTCACACAAAAGTGGGAGAACCTGTGACCAATGAACCTCACTCCCAGAATACTGAAGGACCATCCTCCTCCCAGTCCCAAACCACCTCagaccttcccccttcctcctcctcctcctccactgccaccaccactgcggcGATGGCCACCACCCAGGCATCACACCCCCCAAGCCAGCCGccggccaccaccactgcctcctcaTGCTGTCTCTTTGGTAACATCCTCAAGGCAAGTCTAAAAGGAACAAATACTTTTATCTCATGA